From the genome of Candidatus Competibacteraceae bacterium:
CCGCCACCCCGCTGCGCGATCAGGTCTACGAAGCCTTGCGCATTTATTTTCACAATCTTGGCGACCAGCAACCCAGCAATCTGTACGATCTGGTACTGCGGGAAGTGGAACCGCCGTTGCTGGAGATCGTGATGCAGCGTACTCGCGGCAATCAAACCAAGGCGGCCGAGCTGCTCGGCATCAACCGCGGCACTCTGCGCAAAAAACTCCGGCGATACGGCCTGGATTGAATGCCCGGACGGATGACGATGACATGAGCCTGGCGATCTTCGATCTCGATAATACTCTGTTGGCCGGTGACAGCGATTACCTATGGGGCCGATTCCTGGTCGAGCGGGGACTGGTCGACGACGAAACCTTCGAGCGCGAAAACCAGCGCTTCTACGACGAGTATCGGGCTGGTACGCTGGACATCCAGGAGTTTCTGGCCTTCGGCTTGCGGCCACTGGCGGAAAAGCCGCTGGCCGAGCTGCTGGCGTGGCGGGAACGGTTCCTGGCGGAAAAGATCGAACCGATCCTGTTGCCGAAAGCGGCGGATCTGTTGGAGCGGCACCGTGGGACCGGCGATACCCTGCTGATCATCACCGCCACCAACCGCTTCGTCACCGGACCCATCGCCGAACGGCTGGGTGTGCCGCATCTGCTGGCCACTGAAGTCGAGTTTGCCGATGGGCGCTACACCGGCCGACCGAGCGGGATTCCCTGTTTCCAGCATGGTAAGGTCGAACGGCTGGAGGCCTGGCTGGCGGAAACCGGCCATGATTGCGCCGATAGCTGGTTTTACAGCGACTCGCACAACGATCTGCCGTTGCTTGGCCGGGTCGCCCATCCGGTGGCGGTGGACCCGGACGCCACCCTGGCCCGGCACGCGCGCGAACGCGGCTGGCCAATCATCAGTCTACGGGACTGAACTCAATCCATTCCATTTATCACCGTCGGTGCCATGCCCATGCCCAACTTATACAATATCAATGTCGCCGCCCTGGAAGTTCTGCCCACGCCGGAGGAGATCAAGCAGCGTTTGCCGCTGAGCGAAACGGCGGCGAACGCCGTATTCCAGGCGCGAGAAACGATCAAGCACATCCTCGACCGTCAGGACCCCCGACTGTTCGTGGTGGTCGGCCCCTGCTCCATCCACGATGTTGTGGCGGCACGCGACTACGCTCAGCGCTTGAAAGCCTTGGCTGATGAGGTTCAGGACACTTTGTTCCTGGTCATGCGGGTGTACTTCGAAAAACCGCGCACCACCGTCGGTTGGAAGGGATTGATCAACGATCCGCGCATGGACGACACCTTCCGCATCGACGAAGGCTTGCAGGTCGCTCGCGATTTGCTGCTGGAGCTGGCCGAACTGGGCCTGCCGGCCGGCACGGAGGCGCTGGACCCGATCATTCCGCAGTACATCCACGACCTGATCGCCTGGACCGCGATCGGCGCCCGCACCACCGAATCGCAAACCCACCGCGAAATCGCCAGTGGCCTGTCCACCCCGGTCGGTTTTAAGAACGGCACCAACGGCAGCCTGGAAGTGGCGATCAACGCCCTGCAATCGGTGGCTAGCCCTCACAGTTTTCTCGGCATCAATCAATTCGGCCAGTCGGCGGTGATCCGTACCTTGGGCAACCGCTACGGCCACATGGTGCTACGCGGTGGCGACCGGCCGAATTATGATTCGGTATCCATCGCCCTGTGCGAGAAAGCGCTGCGCGACAAGAAGTTGCCGGTCAATATCGTGGTCGATTGCAGTCATGCCAACTCCTTCAAGGACCCAGCCATGCAACCGCTGGTGATGCGGGACTGCGTGCATCAGATCATGGAAGGCAATCGTTCCATCGTCGGGGTGATGATCGAAAGCAACCTGGGCGCGGGCAACCAATCCATCCCCGCGGATCGGAGCCAGCTCAAATATGGCGTGTCGGTCACCGATGCCTGCGTGGATTGGGCAACCACCGAAACCACGCTGCGCGAGGCTCACGCTAAACTGAAGGGCGTGCTGCCAGCCCGGCTCACGGCCTGATCTCTCCGACGAGGGCGCCGCGGCGCCCTCGCGATTCCATTCTCGCCCCCAGCTTCCAGTCGGCGCGCGGCGCTTCCCTCTTGGCAAGCGCCGCGTTTGGAACTATCCTACCCACAAATAGAACCAATACAGTACTGATTAGATGAGTCTTGTGGAGCGTTCATGATTCGTATTACCCGGGAAGCCGATTACGGCATCGTGCTCATGAGCTGTCTGGCCCGTGCCGATGGCCAGTCGTGCAGCGCCGCCGCCTTGGCGCGGCAACGCCGGCTGCCGCTACCCATGGTCAGCAAGATTCTCAAGGCTCTGGCGCGGGCCGGCTTGCTGAATTCGCAGCGCGGCGCGCAGGGCGGTTACAACCTGGCGCGGCCCGCGACACACATTTCCGCGGCCGACATCATCGGCGCGCTGGAAGGTCCTCTCGCCATCACCGAATGCAGCACCGACATGCACGACGGCTGTTCGCGTCAGGATCATTGCGAGGTCAGTAGCCACTGGCCACGCATCAATCAAGCCATTTATGCCGCGTTGCAGAGCATCAGTCTGGAAGAAATGAGTCATCCCGACCCGCCACGCCCGCTGCACTTTCACCCGTCGCAGCGGACAGCGACCGCCGGTATCGTCGGCCGACCCGTTTGAGTTGCCAGCATTTCTGGAAGAGGAATCCCCATCATGACCGACAGCACCCAAACCCTCGAACGACTCGCCACCAGCGACTACAAGTACGGTTTTGTCACCGACATCGAACAGGACACCGTGCCGCCGGGGTTGGACGAGGAGGTCATCCGGCTGATTTCGGCTAAAAAGGAGGAACCGGATTGGCTGCTGGAATGGCGGCTGCAAGCTTATCGTCACTGGCTGACCCAGA
Proteins encoded in this window:
- the fis gene encoding DNA-binding transcriptional regulator Fis, yielding MSTNIEPPVDLLPATPLRDQVYEALRIYFHNLGDQQPSNLYDLVLREVEPPLLEIVMQRTRGNQTKAAELLGINRGTLRKKLRRYGLD
- a CDS encoding HAD family hydrolase, encoding MSLAIFDLDNTLLAGDSDYLWGRFLVERGLVDDETFERENQRFYDEYRAGTLDIQEFLAFGLRPLAEKPLAELLAWRERFLAEKIEPILLPKAADLLERHRGTGDTLLIITATNRFVTGPIAERLGVPHLLATEVEFADGRYTGRPSGIPCFQHGKVERLEAWLAETGHDCADSWFYSDSHNDLPLLGRVAHPVAVDPDATLARHARERGWPIISLRD
- a CDS encoding 3-deoxy-7-phosphoheptulonate synthase, which translates into the protein MPMPNLYNINVAALEVLPTPEEIKQRLPLSETAANAVFQARETIKHILDRQDPRLFVVVGPCSIHDVVAARDYAQRLKALADEVQDTLFLVMRVYFEKPRTTVGWKGLINDPRMDDTFRIDEGLQVARDLLLELAELGLPAGTEALDPIIPQYIHDLIAWTAIGARTTESQTHREIASGLSTPVGFKNGTNGSLEVAINALQSVASPHSFLGINQFGQSAVIRTLGNRYGHMVLRGGDRPNYDSVSIALCEKALRDKKLPVNIVVDCSHANSFKDPAMQPLVMRDCVHQIMEGNRSIVGVMIESNLGAGNQSIPADRSQLKYGVSVTDACVDWATTETTLREAHAKLKGVLPARLTA
- a CDS encoding SUF system Fe-S cluster assembly regulator; this translates as MIRITREADYGIVLMSCLARADGQSCSAAALARQRRLPLPMVSKILKALARAGLLNSQRGAQGGYNLARPATHISAADIIGALEGPLAITECSTDMHDGCSRQDHCEVSSHWPRINQAIYAALQSISLEEMSHPDPPRPLHFHPSQRTATAGIVGRPV